The nucleotide sequence GGTTGAGGCAGAATCCTGTCATGGAAACACCGTTCACGCGGTTGGTCGGCTGCCGGGTGCCCATCCAGCAGGCTGGGATGGGGGCGACATCTTCGGTCGAGTTGGCGGCGGCGGTGGCCGGCGCCGGTGCCCTGGGAATGCTGGGCACGGCCGGCCTTCCGCCCGAGTCCGTTGTCCCCGCGCTCGACCTCCTGGCCGCCAGGACGGACGGGGTGTTCGGCGCCAACTTCCCCGGGCCTTTCCTCGACCGAGACGCCGTGTCGGCGGCCGCGTCGCGGGCCAGGGTCGTCGAGTTCTTCTACGGAGATCCCGACGCTGAGCTCGTCCACATGGTCCACGACGCGGGGGCTCTTGCGAGTTGGCAGGTTGGATCGGTGGATGAGGCGCGGGCCGCCGCGGGTGCCGGTTGTGACTTGGTGGTGGCCCAGGGTACGGAGGCCGGCGGCCACGTCCGCGGCCGGGTCGCGCTCCTGCCCCTGCTGGACGCCGTCCTCGACGCGGTCGACGTCCCGGTGGTGGCGGCGGGTGGCATCGGGTCGGCCCGGTCGTTGGCAGCCGTGCTGGCCGCGGGGGCTGCAGGCGCTCGCCTCGGCACTCTCTTCCTGGCGGCGAGCGAGGCGGACGTCCATCCCACTTACCGCGACGCTCTCATCGCCGCCGGTCCGGAAGATACCGAGCTGACCACCACCTTCTCAACTTGGTGGGACGCACCGCACCGGGTACTGCGCGACTGCATAACCGAAGCCCTGGCCGGCCAGGACGAGGTGGTGGGGGAGGTGGGATTGGCCGGCGGCCGGCGCCTTGCGATCCCACGTCTTTGTGTCCTGCATCCGGTGCAAGCAACGACAGGGCGAATCGAGGCCATGGCTCTCTACGCCGGCCAGTCGGTGGGCTATGTCCGTCAAGTCCGACCCGCAGCGGACATCGTGGCTGAGCTCGCCGCCGGCGCCGAGGAGCTCCTCGGCCAGCGCCTGCCGCAGTAGCTAACCGCTGGGTTCCTTCGGGAGCCCGAGGATGCGCTCCCCGATGATGTTCTTCTGAACCTGGGTGGTGCCGCCGGCGATGCGGCCTCCAGGCGCGGCGAGGAGACCTTGCGCTGCGGGAGTATCGAGCATGGAGGTCGCGCCGGCGGCGTCAACCCGTGCGACGGCGGCGTCGAACATCAACTCGGTCACGCCCAGCTTGGAAAGAGAAGATGCCAGTGAAGCCACCGGGCCTTGGCGGTTGCCGAGCGCGGCGAGCGCTTCGCCGCGGGCGAGCAGGGCCGTCACTCGGTCGCGGGCGACTGCGCTACCGTTGCTGCCCGCGCCGGCCAGGTCGGCGGTCATCCGGTCGAGACGCCGGCGCAGAGAGATGGATGCGCTGCCGATGTGGCCCCGCTCATTCGTCAGAGTCGCCATTGCCACCGACCAACCTTCGTGCTCGGGGCCGAGCAGGCAGTCGACGGGTACCCGGACCTCGTCGAGGAAGACCTCGTCGAATTCGGAGCCGCCGGTCATCTGGCGCAGCGGGCGCACCTCGATGCCAGGCAGCTCCATGTCTACCAGGAAGAAAGAGATGCCCTTGTGGCGGTGTGGCCCGGCGTGGTCCTCGAGGGGTCCCGTGCGGGCGAGGCAGATCCCCCGGTCGGCGACACGACCGTTCGAGCACCACACCTTCTGCCCCGATACGACGTAATGGTCGCCGTCGCGGGTGGCGCGAGTGGTGAGCGAGGCCAGGTCGCTTCCCGCGTTCGGCTCGCTGAACAGCTGGCACCACACCGCTTCACCCGAGGCAATCGACGGGAGGAGTGCCGCCTGCTGGGCGGACGTGCCGAAGCGCAAGAGTGATCCAGCGGCCAGAACGTGGCCGACCATGTTGAGAAACGGCGGTGCCTCCGCCCGTGCGCACGCGAGTATCCAAGCCGCGGTGTGTTCTGGTGTCAGGCCCCGCCCGCCGAAGCCAACGGGCCAGTGGATCCCTGCGAAGCCGGCTGAGTGGAGGCGCGCCTGCCACTGTTTGGCCTCGTCGACGCGGGCGGGGGGAACGATGGCGCCCCAGTCGTAGGGAACCCGGCCAGCCTGATGCTCGCTTGCCAGGAAGGCGGCCGCACGCGATGCGAACTCGGCGAGACCATCGGAGTCAGTCGTTGTCAGGTCCACGCGCGCTTCATCACGACAGGTGAGGGCAGACGGCTCAATATTCGTACCTGCGCGCCGCGTTTAGGGATGAGGGTGACGTGGCGGATCTTGGCGGCTTCGCCGGCGGCCGTCGTCGGCTCCAACTCCACACGCGTCAGCAGTTCGCGCAGCACCACTCTCATCTCGGTGGCGGCGAACGCCGCGCCGAGGCAGCGCCGGTTCCCGCCTCCGAAGGGCAGCCAGACGGCCGGGTCCGGCGGCTTGCCGACGAAGCGCTGCGGGTCGAAACGCTCGGGGTCCTCGTAGTTCGCCGCGGACTTGTGGACCAGGAGGATGGCGGGATCGACGAGCACGCCGGTGCGCAGCTGGTGCCCGGCGAACTCTGCCGGCCGGGTGACCCTGCGGCTGATGTCGGGCACGACCGGGCGTACCCGAAGGGTCTCGGTCACGACCGCGTCGAGGTAGGTGTCGTCCCCGTCACACGCCGCCGTTTGCGCCTTGGCGAGGACCTCGGGGTGGCGCACCAGCCGCTCGACCGCCCAGGCGAGTCCGGTCGCTGTGGTTTCGTGACCGGCGAGCAGCAGGGTGACCAACTGGTCGCGCAGTTCGGTGGGGGACAGGTGGTCGCCGTCTTCCTCTCGGGCTCGCACGAGGGTCGCCAGGACGTCGGACCGGTCCTCGAGGTCCGGGTCCGTCCGGCAGCGATCTATCTCCGCGTACAGGGCGGCGTTGGCGCGCGCCTCGATCGGCTTGAACCGTTTCCACGGCCACATCTCCTGCAGCCGGGGAAACGCGAACTGCATCATCGCCAGCAGGTTGAGGTCGACCAGTGGCGGCAGGGCCTCGCGGAGCTCCGCGAGGTGCGTTTCGTCGTCCGCCCCGATCACCGCCCGCAGGATCACCTCGAGGGTGATCACCTGGAACAGAGGTCGCGTCGCGAACTCCACGCCCACCGGCCAGCTCTCGATCTCGCGTGCCGCGATCTGGGCCATCATCGGTGCCAGCGCGTCAACGGACCTGCCGTGGAAGGCGGGGTTCATCAGCCTCCGCTGGCGGCGATGCGTGTCGCCGTCGGTGACGAGCACCGATGCGGATCCGAGCAGCGGCGCGAGGATGGTGCCGTTGGCCTCGCCGGCGCGGAACGTCTCGTGGTCGCCGCGGAACAGCTCCTTGATGTCGCCCGGGTCGCTCAGGTAGACGAGCGTCCCGAGCTTCCTGCCCAGGCGGAGCGTGAAGGTGGTCCCGTAACGGCGGGCGCAGCGGGCGAGGAACTCCTCGGGTCTCCACAGCAGGAGAAGCCCGAGCAACCATCCCGGGATGCGAGGCCCCGGTGGCATGGACCGTGCCACACATGGATCATAGGAAGTCCTCCACGGATCACCGGCATAACAGCCAGTATGTCTTCATGTGATAGGGACAATGGCGGGAGGCTCTGCATTTTCGGGCAAGGTCTGCTCTTGCTCTTACTGGCTGTCAGCTGTGGGTCGTCCAGTCAGCCTTGGGAGGCCTCCATGATCATTCTCGGCGTAGTCCTTCTAGTCATCGGGTTCCTCACGGGACTCGCCCGTCTGGTCGATCGGAATGATCCTCCTCGTGATTGGGCTGGTCTTCCGGCCCCTCGGGACACTGGGCCACGCGGTGGGAGACCGACGGCACTACTTCTAACCTGTGCCGTTGGTCCATCGGAGGGCCCGGGGCCGCTTGTACGGTCTGTGAGGTGAGCGCTGAAAGGTTCGCAGTGGGAGTCGATGCCTGGTTGGCCGGTCGGGGCCGGGTCCGTGACGTAGTGCGCCAGGAGTTGGTCCGCTGCCAACTCGCTGCGCACCTGCCGGACGGCGGAGGTCCGCTGCGGGTGCTCGACGCCGGCTGTGGCCAAGGGACGCAGGCCGTCGCCTTGGGCCGCCTGGGTCACGAGGTCGTCGGGCTGGACGTCTCGAACCAGCTCTTGGACGAGGCGCAACGAGCAGCGGCCCAGGAGCCTCCTGAGGTTCGTCGGCGTCTGCAGTTCGTATCGGGTGACCTGCTCGCCCTCGGGGCCGAACACGCGGGGGTCTACGACGTGGTGTGCTGCCACGGAGTCGTCATGTACCTGCCTGCACTGGAGGAGGCCGTGGCGGCGTTGTGCCAGGCCGCGCGCCCGGGAGGGCTGCTGTCGATTCTCACCCGGAACCGGGCCGGCATTGCTCTTCGAGCGGGCATGACCGGCGACTGGTCTGGCGCGTCGGGGGCGTTCGACGCCCGCTGGTACGACAACCGGCTCGGCATCGAAGGGGCCCGGGCGGACGACCCTGCCGAGGTCCAGGCAGTGCTGGCAGGGCAGGGCGCCACGATCGATGCCTGGTACGGGGTGCGGCTGTTCACCGATCACTGGGACGGCGAGCGGCCGGGTGACGACCTCGACCGGATCCTCGCCGTCGAGGCGGAGGCCGGGCGGCGTGACCCCTACCGGGCGGTGTGCGCGCTCACCCATACGATTGCCCGGCGATGAGCGGCCCGTTTCGCACCGAACGGCTGGTGTTGCGCCGCTGGCGGCCGGCCGACCTGGAGCCGTTCGCCGCCCTCAACGCCGACCCGGAGGTGATGAAGCACTTCCCCTCCACGCTCGACTGGCCGGCCAGTGACGCCCTAGCAGCAGCCGCCGACGCGCGTTCGAGTCTGCACCACGTCGCTAGGCGCTTCACGGCTAGTCCTTTTCAGGGGCGAGGAGTATGGGGCGGGCGGCGTGAGCGACCAAGGCATGCGAGACGCTGCCGAGCAGGGCGGTGCGCAGCGCTCCCTGCCCGCGCTGACCGCAGACGATCAGGGACACGTCGAGGCGCGCCGCCGTTTCGATGATGGTATGTGGAATGCTCTGCCCCGCTCGCTCGACGATGGGGGTGAGGTCGTATCCGTGGTCGCGGCCCAGTTTGGCTCCCTCCTCGGCAACCCTCTCGGCGTAGGACCGCTCTTGGTCGTCTATCTCCTCTTCGTCGCTAAGCACGGCGGGGGCGAAGGTGCCCGCGACTGCGAGGCGGAGGGAGGCGGGTTGCCATACGGTCAGCACGAATCCGTCGGATGGTCGTGCCATGAGCTCTCCGGCAGACCTGAGGGCGCCCCGTGAACCCTTGGAACCGTCGTAACAGAACAGAAAAGGGCCGGGCATCGGGTCTCCGATCGTCTGGGTCTCAGTCTCGGACAGATGAGAAGGCTAAGCCTCTGGACAGGTCGACCGACTCGATTTCGGTCCGACCATCGCGCGTAGTCCAGATGGTTATTCGGAGCTGTCGCGAGCGCCCTGCTTGCGCCGACTCACCAAGCCAGCCTCCTCGAGCACAACCAGATGTTTGGAGATTGCTTGTCGGGAGAAGGGCACGTGGTCGGCCAACCAGCTAGCGCTGGCCTCACCGTTGCCCACCAGGAGGTCGGCACCCGACGACGAGAGGGATCGGCGATGGCCGACCACAACCCGTCATCTTGTGCCGTCATCTCTAATGGCGCCCAGCTAGAACGCTGGTGAGGCGATCCAGGTACT is from Acidimicrobiales bacterium and encodes:
- a CDS encoding methyltransferase domain-containing protein, with translation MSAERFAVGVDAWLAGRGRVRDVVRQELVRCQLAAHLPDGGGPLRVLDAGCGQGTQAVALGRLGHEVVGLDVSNQLLDEAQRAAAQEPPEVRRRLQFVSGDLLALGAEHAGVYDVVCCHGVVMYLPALEEAVAALCQAARPGGLLSILTRNRAGIALRAGMTGDWSGASGAFDARWYDNRLGIEGARADDPAEVQAVLAGQGATIDAWYGVRLFTDHWDGERPGDDLDRILAVEAEAGRRDPYRAVCALTHTIARR
- a CDS encoding nitronate monooxygenase — protein: METPFTRLVGCRVPIQQAGMGATSSVELAAAVAGAGALGMLGTAGLPPESVVPALDLLAARTDGVFGANFPGPFLDRDAVSAAASRARVVEFFYGDPDAELVHMVHDAGALASWQVGSVDEARAAAGAGCDLVVAQGTEAGGHVRGRVALLPLLDAVLDAVDVPVVAAGGIGSARSLAAVLAAGAAGARLGTLFLAASEADVHPTYRDALIAAGPEDTELTTTFSTWWDAPHRVLRDCITEALAGQDEVVGEVGLAGGRRLAIPRLCVLHPVQATTGRIEAMALYAGQSVGYVRQVRPAADIVAELAAGAEELLGQRLPQ
- a CDS encoding cytochrome P450 translates to MARSMPPGPRIPGWLLGLLLLWRPEEFLARCARRYGTTFTLRLGRKLGTLVYLSDPGDIKELFRGDHETFRAGEANGTILAPLLGSASVLVTDGDTHRRQRRLMNPAFHGRSVDALAPMMAQIAAREIESWPVGVEFATRPLFQVITLEVILRAVIGADDETHLAELREALPPLVDLNLLAMMQFAFPRLQEMWPWKRFKPIEARANAALYAEIDRCRTDPDLEDRSDVLATLVRAREEDGDHLSPTELRDQLVTLLLAGHETTATGLAWAVERLVRHPEVLAKAQTAACDGDDTYLDAVVTETLRVRPVVPDISRRVTRPAEFAGHQLRTGVLVDPAILLVHKSAANYEDPERFDPQRFVGKPPDPAVWLPFGGGNRRCLGAAFAATEMRVVLRELLTRVELEPTTAAGEAAKIRHVTLIPKRGAQVRILSRLPSPVVMKRAWT
- a CDS encoding acyl-CoA dehydrogenase family protein: MDLTTTDSDGLAEFASRAAAFLASEHQAGRVPYDWGAIVPPARVDEAKQWQARLHSAGFAGIHWPVGFGGRGLTPEHTAAWILACARAEAPPFLNMVGHVLAAGSLLRFGTSAQQAALLPSIASGEAVWCQLFSEPNAGSDLASLTTRATRDGDHYVVSGQKVWCSNGRVADRGICLARTGPLEDHAGPHRHKGISFFLVDMELPGIEVRPLRQMTGGSEFDEVFLDEVRVPVDCLLGPEHEGWSVAMATLTNERGHIGSASISLRRRLDRMTADLAGAGSNGSAVARDRVTALLARGEALAALGNRQGPVASLASSLSKLGVTELMFDAAVARVDAAGATSMLDTPAAQGLLAAPGGRIAGGTTQVQKNIIGERILGLPKEPSG
- a CDS encoding universal stress protein, which produces MPGPFLFCYDGSKGSRGALRSAGELMARPSDGFVLTVWQPASLRLAVAGTFAPAVLSDEEEIDDQERSYAERVAEEGAKLGRDHGYDLTPIVERAGQSIPHTIIETAARLDVSLIVCGQRGQGALRTALLGSVSHALVAHAARPILLAPEKD